A genomic region of Paucidesulfovibrio gracilis DSM 16080 contains the following coding sequences:
- a CDS encoding glycosyltransferase family 9 protein, which translates to MTQDPILILQMQRMGDLILSFPLMLWLQRLHPGRPVWVAAERGFYEPLMPLSPGVTYFPWEGVHVLKRHRYKLVINLSIRERAARLAGELDADAVLGPTMRGDLRRINGPWQLYRAALVRNNRHNRLHWADLNALDCVPLERLRATRFDPPRPPAKQKPQVGLFLGASDPAKRPDAVFWAELLRELVRRDIRPVLFGGPAEKQLGRETRERFGKPVPDFCGRLPLSKLAKGLNACSLLITPDTGPMHLAAWTGCRTLNLSMGNVSPHETGPYQPGHLVLRADLPCSEGCWECSRDRLDCHDAFTPEAVAFVAARAVRGKDPNTPPDGLRLYTTQRDEAGLFCLHRFTDRIDPDERLGTFWKTFFGWRLGLWDKSRAHAALLALAQNAPMVFEELASALPRGVTVFSRALARGTQTATPPVSLWEAAPQALAPLSGLADMDLQNRDFSREAMTEQVGHLEALGRLLARC; encoded by the coding sequence ATGACCCAGGATCCGATCCTCATTCTTCAGATGCAGCGCATGGGAGACCTGATCCTCTCCTTCCCGCTCATGCTCTGGCTGCAACGCCTGCATCCGGGCCGTCCGGTATGGGTGGCGGCGGAACGCGGTTTTTATGAACCGCTCATGCCCCTCAGCCCGGGCGTGACCTACTTTCCCTGGGAAGGGGTCCACGTGCTCAAGCGTCACCGCTACAAGCTGGTGATCAACCTCTCCATCCGGGAACGCGCCGCCCGTCTGGCCGGAGAACTGGACGCGGACGCGGTGCTCGGTCCCACCATGCGCGGCGATCTGCGCCGCATCAACGGTCCCTGGCAGCTTTACCGCGCCGCCCTGGTGCGCAACAACCGCCACAACCGACTGCACTGGGCCGACCTCAACGCCCTGGACTGCGTTCCCCTGGAACGCCTGCGGGCCACTCGCTTTGATCCGCCCCGCCCACCGGCAAAACAAAAACCCCAAGTGGGCCTGTTTCTCGGAGCCAGCGACCCGGCCAAACGCCCCGATGCCGTATTCTGGGCCGAACTCCTGCGTGAGCTGGTGCGCCGGGACATTCGCCCCGTCCTGTTCGGCGGTCCGGCGGAAAAGCAACTGGGTCGCGAGACCCGGGAACGCTTCGGCAAACCCGTACCCGACTTTTGCGGCCGACTGCCCCTGAGCAAGCTGGCCAAGGGACTGAACGCCTGTTCCCTGTTGATCACCCCGGATACCGGTCCCATGCATCTGGCGGCCTGGACTGGCTGCCGTACCCTGAACCTCTCCATGGGCAACGTCAGCCCCCATGAAACCGGTCCCTACCAGCCTGGACATTTGGTGCTCCGTGCGGACCTGCCCTGCTCCGAAGGCTGCTGGGAGTGTTCCCGCGACCGTTTGGACTGCCACGACGCATTCACGCCCGAGGCCGTGGCCTTTGTGGCGGCTCGAGCCGTGCGCGGGAAGGATCCCAACACCCCACCGGACGGTCTGCGGCTCTACACCACCCAGCGCGACGAGGCCGGGCTGTTCTGTCTGCATCGGTTCACGGACCGCATTGACCCGGACGAACGGCTCGGCACCTTTTGGAAAACCTTTTTTGGCTGGCGACTGGGGTTGTGGGACAAATCCCGGGCGCACGCGGCCTTGCTCGCCCTGGCCCAAAACGCCCCCATGGTCTTTGAGGAGCTGGCCTCGGCCCTGCCCCGGGGCGTGACTGTTTTCTCCCGCGCCCTGGCCCGCGGCACCCAGACCGCAACACCTCCGGTCTCGCTCTGGGAAGCGGCCCCCCAGGCACTGGCTCCGCTTTCCGGCCTGGCAGACATGGACCTGCAGAACCGGGACTTTTCCCGCGAGGCCATGACCGAACAAGTGGGACACCTGGAAGCGTTGGGCCGTTTGCTGGCCCGCTGCTGA
- a CDS encoding flagellar hook-length control protein FliK — protein MQNVPLIQSSANATRTTGQAALTGGTSADWDLGSNIFQTFMDHESGLSRDREFAAAPNLDSVFQESASVEPRKTSPVEEQTSSDTDEPGLDDMKDVPVDPESFQAMKPQLEKYGLSKEDIQELEDRVNSKEGMTWGEFVTALSEKMDGLRHTLEFSAGQRQKMMTLFQKLGFSASESKGMIGELAQGNVSNVLEALGRRIESLPPDKLAGLDKEELAAFMDELRKLKGELQGKELGLVRVVGKAMQDALAQAREKALQMTQNKAGAQGKADTLTDAARTDAAKMEQLNPAMTPDEAAAKAARTEQGLTNNLSADQRLKAHNNTLADQIRQGMGFNEQRNADQFSGQDGKQNQSDAWAEFMGKLRQDRPDLGLARNTSQAAQTAMTDALNQARGEGTKAAKPWENVTAPRVLSQVKDAAMRSLANGGKRLTIQLNPQELGTLSVSLTYKNNEMQAMIRTDNHETAKLLSGQLDALRQSLEDQGIKVSKMEVQTQLSSGQDESRWLGEQGHNRAQDEQARRQTQERMRNMRTVGGSEPGQSVADVQQAILSGRGLHVVA, from the coding sequence ATGCAAAATGTTCCTCTCATCCAATCCTCGGCCAACGCCACCCGCACCACCGGCCAGGCCGCCCTGACCGGCGGCACGTCCGCTGATTGGGACTTGGGGTCGAACATTTTCCAGACCTTCATGGACCATGAATCCGGCCTGAGCCGGGACCGCGAATTCGCGGCCGCACCGAACCTGGACAGCGTATTCCAGGAAAGCGCCTCCGTGGAACCGCGGAAGACCAGCCCGGTGGAAGAACAGACTTCGTCCGACACGGACGAACCCGGCCTGGACGACATGAAGGACGTACCCGTGGACCCGGAAAGCTTCCAGGCCATGAAGCCGCAACTGGAAAAGTACGGCCTGAGCAAGGAGGACATCCAGGAACTGGAGGACCGGGTCAACAGCAAGGAAGGCATGACCTGGGGCGAATTCGTGACCGCGCTCTCAGAGAAGATGGACGGTCTGCGGCATACTCTGGAATTTTCCGCCGGGCAACGCCAGAAAATGATGACCCTGTTCCAAAAGCTGGGCTTCTCCGCTTCGGAATCCAAGGGCATGATCGGCGAACTGGCCCAGGGCAACGTCTCCAACGTACTGGAAGCGCTGGGCCGCCGCATTGAAAGCCTGCCTCCGGATAAGCTCGCCGGTCTGGACAAGGAAGAACTTGCCGCCTTCATGGATGAACTGCGCAAGCTCAAGGGCGAATTGCAGGGCAAGGAACTGGGACTGGTTCGCGTGGTGGGCAAGGCCATGCAGGACGCGCTGGCCCAGGCTCGGGAAAAGGCGCTGCAAATGACGCAGAATAAAGCCGGTGCTCAGGGCAAGGCCGACACTCTGACCGACGCCGCCCGCACCGACGCCGCCAAAATGGAGCAGCTCAATCCGGCCATGACCCCGGACGAGGCCGCGGCCAAGGCCGCCCGTACCGAACAGGGACTGACCAACAATCTTTCCGCGGACCAACGGCTCAAGGCCCATAACAACACCCTTGCGGACCAGATTCGTCAGGGCATGGGCTTCAACGAACAACGCAACGCCGACCAGTTTTCGGGGCAGGACGGCAAGCAGAATCAAAGCGACGCCTGGGCCGAATTCATGGGCAAGCTGCGCCAGGATCGCCCGGATCTGGGACTGGCGCGCAACACCTCCCAGGCCGCCCAGACCGCCATGACCGACGCGCTGAACCAGGCCCGGGGCGAAGGAACCAAGGCTGCCAAGCCCTGGGAAAACGTGACCGCGCCCCGCGTGCTCTCACAGGTCAAGGACGCGGCCATGCGCAGCTTGGCCAATGGCGGCAAGCGCCTGACCATCCAGCTCAACCCGCAGGAGCTGGGTACCCTGTCCGTGTCGCTGACCTACAAGAACAACGAAATGCAGGCCATGATCCGCACGGACAACCATGAAACCGCCAAGCTCCTGAGCGGCCAGCTCGACGCCCTGCGTCAGAGCCTGGAGGATCAGGGCATCAAGGTTTCCAAGATGGAAGTGCAGACCCAGCTCAGCAGTGGGCAGGACGAAAGCCGGTGGCTGGGCGAACAGGGGCATAATCGCGCCCAGGACGAACAGGCCCGCCGCCAGACCCAGGAACGCATGCGCAACATGCGTACGGTGGGCGGATCGGAGCCAGGACAGTCCGTGGCCGATGTGCAGCAGGCAATTCTTTCCGGCAGAGGACTGCACGTTGTGGCCTAA
- a CDS encoding flagellar hook assembly protein FlgD: MGYYGVSNIVGGHEEYVAEANAPKHKSQMDKDDFLKLLVAQLNHQDPLNPMEDTEMTGQLAEYSSLEQLTNVNTTLDTMLQQSASDQMTTAVSFIGKSVSAKGYNVTKDGNQVSTITYNLGEAVSQLKVNIYDESGDIVRTDLLGSKEPGIFEYAWDGKDDSGNIVADGTYSVGMLGEDVDGQQVMVQTEVSGEVTGVVAEESGYYLRLKDGRYVNFNFVTEVVSDSTINTDEGGDGTDSGSDSGNTDNTDNTDADA, from the coding sequence ATGGGATACTACGGCGTAAGCAACATCGTTGGCGGTCACGAGGAATACGTGGCCGAGGCCAACGCCCCCAAGCACAAGTCCCAGATGGACAAGGATGACTTCCTCAAGCTGCTGGTGGCCCAGCTCAACCACCAGGATCCGCTCAATCCCATGGAAGATACGGAAATGACCGGTCAGCTGGCCGAATACTCCAGCCTGGAGCAGCTCACCAACGTGAACACCACCCTGGACACCATGCTGCAACAGAGCGCCTCCGACCAGATGACCACGGCCGTGAGCTTCATCGGCAAGTCGGTTTCCGCCAAGGGGTACAACGTGACCAAGGACGGCAACCAGGTCAGCACCATCACCTACAACCTGGGCGAAGCCGTGTCCCAGTTGAAGGTCAATATTTACGACGAAAGCGGAGACATCGTGCGCACGGACCTGCTCGGCAGCAAGGAACCGGGAATCTTCGAATACGCCTGGGACGGCAAGGACGATTCCGGCAACATCGTGGCCGACGGCACCTATTCCGTGGGCATGCTCGGCGAGGATGTGGACGGCCAGCAGGTCATGGTCCAGACCGAGGTCTCCGGCGAGGTCACCGGCGTGGTGGCCGAGGAGAGCGGCTACTATCTGCGGCTCAAGGACGGCCGTTACGTAAACTTCAATTTCGTCACGGAAGTGGTTTCCGACTCCACCATCAATACGGATGAGGGCGGGGATGGAACCGATTCCGGAAGCGATTCCGGCAATACTGACAATACCGACAATACCGACGCCGACGCCTAA
- a CDS encoding flagellar hook protein FlgE: MSLASSLYSGITGLSAHGERMSVIGNNLANVNTTGYKGARMHFEDLMSQDFSTANGISQVGRGVRVAAIYTDYGQGAFETTNESTDMAIGGEGFFMVSPKDQESQFYTRAGTFRFDKNGYLVDPHGYVLQGWEIEQSQPTAATTGSLSDLNDTKVKGAITDIRLENFQSPPEATNQVSFITNLDPTDASRSNSTSQPYFALFNAWDGLDADNDGRYLADTAYSYSSSMKVYDDIGTAHTMTTYFDQVTLSNSGGYSVWEYMVTVPPSEDGRFFGSDANFHRMSQTSNGGVLMTGTLTFRAGQLVGQSAYTYKGSDDGNVGALSNWSLARFSTRGYPLCTANFLGSSNASLATSENAQPMEINFGLRNTASITTSNIGGGWSVAGGGTLPSNASMVGNNITDVQSTLPNSEIPSISALASQSFDTGGSSTLYQSQDGYPAGILQNVSVSRDGILTGRYSNGQVIELYKISLATFTNEWGLRREGGNLFTETQDSGQALTGFAGEQGKGTIDGNSLEMSNVDMAAEFVRMITTQRGFQANTKVITTTDSMLGEVIAMKR; encoded by the coding sequence ATGAGTCTGGCATCATCGCTGTACTCCGGCATTACCGGGCTTTCCGCCCACGGAGAGCGCATGAGCGTGATCGGCAACAACCTGGCCAACGTGAACACCACGGGGTACAAGGGCGCGCGCATGCACTTTGAAGACCTGATGAGTCAGGATTTCTCCACGGCCAACGGCATCAGTCAGGTGGGCCGGGGCGTGCGCGTGGCCGCCATCTACACGGACTACGGTCAGGGTGCGTTCGAAACCACCAACGAGTCCACGGACATGGCCATTGGCGGCGAAGGCTTTTTCATGGTCTCGCCCAAGGATCAGGAGTCCCAATTTTACACCCGGGCCGGAACCTTCCGTTTCGATAAAAACGGATACCTGGTGGACCCGCACGGCTACGTGCTCCAAGGCTGGGAGATCGAACAGTCCCAGCCCACCGCCGCCACCACGGGCAGCCTCTCCGACCTGAACGACACCAAAGTGAAGGGAGCCATCACGGACATCCGGCTGGAAAACTTCCAGTCCCCGCCCGAGGCCACCAACCAGGTCAGCTTCATCACCAACCTGGATCCCACGGATGCCAGCCGGTCCAATTCCACCAGCCAGCCCTACTTTGCGCTCTTCAACGCCTGGGATGGTCTGGACGCGGACAACGACGGCCGCTATCTGGCGGACACGGCCTACTCGTACTCCTCCAGCATGAAGGTCTACGACGACATCGGCACCGCCCACACCATGACCACCTATTTCGACCAGGTCACCCTGTCCAACTCGGGCGGCTACTCGGTATGGGAATACATGGTTACAGTGCCGCCCTCCGAGGACGGCCGGTTCTTCGGCTCCGACGCGAACTTCCACCGCATGTCCCAGACGTCCAACGGCGGCGTGCTCATGACCGGCACCCTGACCTTCCGGGCCGGGCAGCTGGTGGGCCAGTCGGCCTATACCTACAAGGGATCCGACGACGGCAACGTGGGAGCGCTTTCCAACTGGAGCCTGGCGCGTTTCTCCACCCGGGGCTATCCGCTCTGCACGGCCAACTTCCTGGGGTCGTCCAACGCATCCCTGGCCACCTCGGAAAACGCCCAGCCCATGGAAATCAACTTCGGCCTTCGCAACACGGCCAGCATCACCACCTCCAACATCGGTGGCGGCTGGAGCGTGGCCGGCGGCGGCACCCTGCCCTCCAACGCGAGCATGGTGGGCAACAACATTACGGACGTCCAGTCCACCCTGCCCAACAGCGAGATCCCGTCCATCAGCGCGCTGGCCTCCCAGAGCTTTGATACGGGCGGCTCCAGCACCCTGTACCAGTCCCAGGACGGCTATCCCGCAGGCATCCTGCAAAACGTCTCCGTCAGCCGGGACGGCATCCTCACGGGCCGCTATTCCAACGGGCAGGTCATTGAACTGTATAAGATATCCCTGGCCACCTTCACCAATGAATGGGGACTGCGGCGCGAAGGGGGCAACCTCTTCACCGAGACCCAGGATTCGGGCCAGGCGCTCACAGGCTTTGCCGGCGAACAGGGCAAGGGAACCATTGACGGCAACTCCCTGGAAATGTCCAACGTGGACATGGCCGCCGAGTTCGTGCGTATGATCACCACCCAGCGTGGATTCCAGGCCAACACCAAGGTCATCACCACCACGGACTCCATGCTCGGCGAGGTCATCGCCATGAAGCGCTAG
- a CDS encoding DUF169 domain-containing protein, whose product MSYKEMQDVLMKELRLYHYPVAVKFFYDQAELDHFFENAPEIVTPVKAMTFCQWELGARMKGQIVYSGEEGLGCGNARFCFGWKDLDESEIKGHLKYTRDAEQAERFVKTKPRMRDGLLGVAVAPLGSVEGLFEPDTVHFYCDNMQAYHLAVDYMAATDTHPLRPSITMNSSACGGNVHTFMEQQFNMLPACSGSYNAGKTERGEINVIIPGKQFKDVFQRLQDRIDAASSSITRPGDGFPGADICKNCPLIVFKKNK is encoded by the coding sequence ATGTCGTACAAGGAAATGCAGGACGTCCTGATGAAGGAGCTGCGGCTCTACCATTACCCCGTGGCCGTGAAATTTTTCTATGACCAGGCCGAGCTGGACCATTTTTTTGAAAATGCGCCTGAGATCGTCACCCCGGTGAAGGCCATGACCTTCTGCCAGTGGGAGCTGGGTGCGCGCATGAAGGGCCAGATCGTCTACTCCGGCGAAGAGGGGCTGGGCTGCGGCAACGCCCGGTTCTGCTTCGGCTGGAAGGATCTGGACGAGTCCGAGATCAAGGGACATCTGAAATACACCCGCGACGCGGAACAGGCCGAGCGGTTCGTGAAGACCAAGCCCCGCATGCGCGACGGTCTGCTGGGCGTGGCCGTGGCTCCCTTGGGCAGCGTGGAAGGCCTCTTTGAGCCGGATACCGTCCATTTCTACTGTGACAACATGCAGGCCTACCACCTGGCCGTGGACTACATGGCCGCCACGGACACCCATCCCCTGCGTCCGAGCATCACCATGAACTCTTCGGCCTGCGGCGGTAACGTACACACCTTCATGGAGCAGCAGTTCAACATGCTCCCGGCCTGCTCCGGCAGCTACAATGCGGGCAAGACCGAGCGCGGCGAGATCAACGTGATCATCCCGGGCAAGCAGTTCAAGGACGTGTTCCAGCGTCTGCAAGACCGCATCGACGCGGCCAGCAGCTCCATCACCCGTCCCGGCGACGGTTTCCCCGGCGCGGACATCTGCAAGAACTGCCCGCTCATCGTGTTCAAGAAAAATAAATAA
- a CDS encoding flagellin N-terminal helical domain-containing protein → MSLVINHNLMAMNAARNLTGHYGELAVSTRRLSSGLRVGNAADDAAGLAIRELMRADIASLHQGVRNANDAISMIQTADGALQVIDEKLIRMKELAVQAATGTYNSDQRMIIDSEYQAMASEITRIANATDFNGIHMLNGSLAGLDPTTQEAIEHNGEGLNPTGPVKIHFGTGNDSAEDYYYITVNNSTSSALGLANSHISTQRAAQLALESLQQAIISKDKIRANLGAMQNRLENTITNLTIQAENMQSAESRISDVDVATEMTEFVRQQILSQSAVAMLAQANSLPRMAMQLIGG, encoded by the coding sequence ATGTCCCTCGTAATCAACCACAACCTGATGGCCATGAACGCCGCCAGAAACCTGACCGGGCATTACGGGGAACTGGCCGTGTCCACCCGCCGCCTCTCCTCGGGACTGCGCGTCGGCAACGCGGCGGACGACGCCGCCGGTCTGGCCATTCGCGAGCTTATGCGCGCGGATATCGCTTCCCTGCACCAGGGCGTTCGCAACGCCAACGACGCCATTTCCATGATCCAAACCGCGGACGGCGCGCTGCAGGTCATCGATGAAAAGCTCATCCGCATGAAGGAACTGGCGGTCCAGGCGGCCACCGGTACCTACAACTCGGATCAGCGGATGATCATCGACTCCGAATACCAGGCCATGGCTTCGGAAATCACCCGTATCGCCAACGCCACGGACTTCAACGGCATTCATATGCTCAACGGTTCCCTGGCCGGGCTGGATCCCACCACTCAGGAAGCCATCGAGCACAATGGCGAGGGACTCAACCCCACCGGTCCCGTGAAGATCCACTTCGGCACGGGCAACGATTCGGCCGAAGACTACTATTACATCACGGTGAACAATTCCACGTCTTCGGCCCTGGGGCTGGCCAACTCGCATATTTCCACCCAGCGCGCGGCCCAGCTCGCCTTGGAGAGCCTGCAGCAGGCCATTATCTCCAAGGATAAGATCCGCGCCAATCTGGGTGCCATGCAGAACCGCCTGGAAAACACCATCACCAACCTGACCATTCAGGCGGAGAACATGCAGTCCGCGGAATCACGCATCTCGGACGTGGATGTGGCCACGGAAATGACCGAGTTCGTGCGCCAGCAGATCCTGTCCCAGTCGGCCGTGGCCATGCTCGCCCAGGCCAACTCCCTGCCCAGGATGGCCATGCAGCTCATCGGCGGTTAA
- the rnc gene encoding ribonuclease III — protein sequence MGEQFSGVQDCIDYQFSQVKLLREALTHSSYANEREGAGPDNERLEFLGDAVLELCISEEAFRRYPEAHEGQMTRIRSGLVKEKSLADVARTLHLDTFLLLGRGEETQGGRERDSLLSDALEAVFGAVFLDGGYAAAKRLILAVFESCWPEDSNVRPSKDHKSRLQEITQRKLHSLPVYRLVGSHGPEHEKVFMVALELSDGRVFEGHGGSVKKAEQTAAARAIHTLLSEE from the coding sequence ATGGGTGAACAGTTTTCAGGCGTTCAGGATTGTATTGACTATCAGTTTTCGCAAGTCAAGCTCTTGCGTGAAGCGTTGACGCACAGTTCCTATGCCAATGAGCGGGAAGGCGCGGGACCGGACAACGAACGGCTTGAATTCCTGGGTGATGCGGTGTTGGAGTTGTGCATCAGCGAGGAAGCGTTCCGGCGGTATCCCGAGGCGCACGAAGGGCAGATGACGCGGATCCGTTCCGGGCTGGTTAAGGAGAAGAGCCTTGCGGACGTGGCCCGCACCCTGCATTTGGACACCTTTCTGCTGCTTGGTCGCGGGGAGGAAACCCAAGGGGGGCGGGAACGGGATTCCCTGCTTTCGGATGCGTTGGAGGCGGTGTTCGGCGCCGTGTTTCTGGACGGCGGGTATGCCGCGGCCAAGCGGTTGATCCTTGCGGTGTTCGAATCCTGCTGGCCCGAGGACTCCAATGTTCGGCCCTCCAAGGATCACAAGAGCCGATTGCAGGAGATCACCCAGCGCAAGCTGCACTCCCTGCCCGTATACCGGCTGGTGGGATCCCACGGTCCCGAGCATGAAAAGGTCTTTATGGTGGCTTTGGAGCTGTCGGACGGACGCGTATTCGAGGGGCATGGCGGCAGCGTCAAAAAAGCGGAGCAGACCGCGGCGGCGCGGGCCATTCATACCCTGCTGTCCGAAGAATGA